The Phycisphaerales bacterium AB-hyl4 genome contains a region encoding:
- a CDS encoding ATP-dependent helicase, with protein MSELPPANSPTTVEDALLDGLTPPQREAVTHVDGPMLVLAGPGSGKTRVITRRVAYLVRGVGIAPWNVLAITFTNKAAGEMRERVSELLSEREARAATIATFHSLCARLLRRYADRLGLPAGYSIYDSSDQQRAMKQALNDLEINPKNFPPNSMLHTISNAKNELVDAEAFAQTAGDFYNRTVAKVYKKYTQILTRNHALDFDDLLLKTVQLLKQHPEVLAELRERYQYVLIDEYQDTNHAQFMLANALASGHQNLCATGDPDQSIYGWRGANIRNILEFEQHYPNAKVVRLEQNYRSTKKILAAADGLIRNNSARKHKQLFTDNDDGDPVQLVTMQDERQEAHWLVERFRDLHVNEKLAWGEMAVFYRMNSLSRVVEDALRDAGMPYQIARGTAFYDRAEIKDAVAYLRVIANPADEVNLLRIINTPTRGIGNQSIKAMQAHSLASNRAVDDIIRDPMSVPGLSNRAQNAVAKFAKMVDEWRTAAGLNEAPDLLLGQQGLSPAASDDEISLRELVERVITESTLEEHYRKDKSDPDQERLANLGELISSAQQFEEDYLNEAAEDGNDAPTLRDKLLALLERISLVSDVDSVDQGEGAVTLMTLHAAKGLEFPIVAMVGVEDGLLPHQRSQNEGEKGEEEERRLCFVGMTRAMRRLYMTSTRYRTIFGQTMPVIPSRFLNELPTDAIEVCDVSEDGDDPFGDDFEPHTSAREQAGEFPPGTRVRHPQFGIGRIITVARSGSHTRARVEFNAAGVKTLILQYARLEKV; from the coding sequence ATGAGTGAACTCCCCCCTGCCAACTCGCCGACGACCGTTGAAGACGCCTTGCTGGACGGCTTGACGCCGCCGCAGCGGGAGGCGGTGACGCATGTCGACGGGCCGATGCTCGTGCTGGCCGGGCCCGGCTCGGGCAAGACTCGGGTGATCACACGGAGGGTGGCGTACCTGGTGCGCGGTGTGGGGATAGCACCGTGGAACGTGCTGGCGATCACGTTCACCAACAAGGCCGCGGGCGAGATGCGCGAACGCGTGAGCGAACTGCTGAGCGAGCGCGAAGCCCGCGCCGCCACGATTGCGACATTTCACAGCCTGTGCGCCCGGCTACTGCGACGGTACGCCGATCGGCTGGGCCTGCCGGCCGGCTATTCGATCTATGACAGCTCCGACCAGCAGCGCGCGATGAAGCAGGCGCTTAACGATCTGGAGATCAATCCGAAGAACTTTCCGCCGAACTCGATGCTGCACACGATCAGCAATGCGAAAAATGAGTTGGTTGATGCGGAGGCGTTCGCGCAGACGGCGGGCGACTTTTACAACCGCACCGTGGCGAAGGTGTACAAGAAATACACCCAGATTCTTACGCGAAATCATGCACTCGACTTCGACGACCTGCTGCTGAAAACCGTGCAACTGCTCAAGCAGCACCCCGAAGTGCTCGCCGAGCTGCGCGAACGTTACCAGTACGTTCTCATCGACGAGTATCAGGACACGAACCACGCGCAGTTCATGCTCGCCAACGCGCTGGCCAGCGGACATCAGAACCTCTGCGCCACCGGCGACCCCGACCAGTCCATCTACGGCTGGCGCGGCGCGAATATCCGCAACATCCTCGAATTCGAACAGCACTACCCCAATGCGAAAGTGGTCCGCCTCGAGCAGAACTATCGCTCGACGAAAAAGATTCTCGCGGCGGCGGACGGCCTGATCCGAAACAACAGCGCCCGCAAGCACAAGCAGCTTTTTACGGACAACGACGACGGCGATCCGGTGCAGCTTGTCACGATGCAGGACGAGCGACAGGAAGCTCATTGGCTGGTGGAACGGTTTCGCGACCTGCACGTGAACGAGAAGCTCGCGTGGGGCGAGATGGCAGTGTTTTACCGCATGAACAGCCTGTCGCGCGTGGTGGAAGATGCGCTTCGCGACGCGGGCATGCCGTACCAGATCGCACGGGGGACGGCGTTCTACGATCGCGCAGAAATCAAGGACGCGGTGGCGTACCTGCGCGTGATTGCGAACCCGGCCGACGAGGTGAACCTGCTGCGGATCATCAACACGCCGACGCGCGGCATCGGCAACCAGTCGATCAAGGCGATGCAGGCTCACAGCCTCGCGAGCAACCGCGCGGTCGATGACATCATCCGCGATCCGATGAGCGTACCGGGCCTGAGCAACCGGGCACAGAACGCGGTGGCGAAGTTTGCGAAAATGGTCGACGAGTGGCGCACCGCGGCGGGGTTGAATGAAGCGCCCGACCTGCTGTTGGGACAGCAAGGCCTGAGCCCCGCGGCATCGGATGATGAGATTTCGTTGCGCGAGTTGGTGGAGCGCGTTATTACTGAGTCGACGCTCGAAGAGCATTATCGTAAGGACAAGTCGGACCCGGACCAGGAACGGCTTGCCAACCTCGGCGAACTGATCAGCTCCGCGCAGCAGTTCGAGGAAGACTACCTCAACGAAGCAGCGGAAGACGGCAACGATGCGCCGACGCTGCGCGACAAGCTGCTGGCATTGCTGGAACGCATCAGCCTCGTCAGTGATGTCGACAGCGTCGACCAGGGCGAAGGCGCGGTGACGCTGATGACGCTGCACGCCGCGAAGGGGCTTGAGTTTCCGATCGTTGCCATGGTCGGCGTGGAAGACGGCCTGCTGCCGCATCAGCGTTCGCAGAACGAAGGCGAAAAGGGTGAAGAAGAGGAACGGCGGCTGTGCTTTGTCGGCATGACGCGGGCGATGCGTCGGCTATATATGACGAGCACGCGTTACCGCACGATCTTCGGCCAGACGATGCCGGTGATCCCCAGCCGATTCCTCAATGAACTGCCAACTGATGCTATCGAAGTCTGCGACGTGTCCGAAGACGGTGATGACCCGTTCGGCGATGACTTCGAGCCACATACCTCTGCACGCGAACAAGCGGGCGAGTTCCCGCCGGGCACGCGCGTGCGGCATCCGCAATTCGGCATCGGGCGTATCATCACGGTCGCACGGTCGGGTTCGCATACGCGGGCGCGGGTGGAATTCAACGCGGCGGGCGTCAAAACGCTGATCCTGCAATACGCCCGACTGGAAAAGGTTTGA
- a CDS encoding N-(5'-phosphoribosyl)anthranilate isomerase → MPRTRIKICGIHDLASADAAVEAGADAVGLVFVRDSARRVTVKVAQQIVQRLPAFVEPVGLFADAPTRHIREVASAVGLRTVQLHGEEHPGDVAALNDLRVIKAVAFHPSLVVESVGPWQRERLTNLAAVLFDTPPPLAVTREGQSSAAGKPALLGGSGRAFDWHALAERCADETLSALPPLVLAGGLTPENVAKAISVVRPYAVDVSSGVESSRGVKDVSRIRAFVEAVMGADAQRGAVGHRQG, encoded by the coding sequence ATGCCCCGCACGCGCATCAAAATCTGTGGCATTCACGATCTGGCCTCGGCGGACGCCGCAGTCGAGGCCGGCGCTGACGCGGTGGGGTTGGTGTTTGTGCGCGACTCGGCAAGGCGGGTGACGGTGAAGGTGGCGCAACAGATCGTACAACGCTTGCCGGCTTTCGTTGAACCGGTGGGTCTGTTTGCCGATGCGCCGACGCGGCACATTCGGGAAGTGGCGTCGGCGGTGGGGCTGCGGACCGTGCAGTTGCATGGTGAGGAACACCCGGGCGACGTAGCGGCGCTAAACGATCTGCGTGTGATCAAGGCGGTGGCGTTTCATCCAAGCCTGGTGGTGGAATCGGTCGGGCCTTGGCAGCGCGAGCGATTGACGAATCTGGCAGCGGTGTTGTTCGACACGCCGCCGCCGTTGGCGGTGACGCGTGAAGGTCAGTCATCTGCGGCGGGGAAACCGGCGTTGCTCGGCGGGTCCGGCCGAGCGTTTGACTGGCATGCGCTGGCGGAGCGTTGCGCGGACGAGACGCTGTCGGCGTTGCCGCCGCTGGTACTCGCGGGCGGGTTGACGCCGGAGAATGTGGCGAAGGCGATATCGGTGGTGCGCCCGTATGCGGTAGACGTATCAAGCGGGGTGGAGTCGTCGCGCGGGGTGAAGGATGTGAGTCGGATTCGCGCGTTTGTCGAAGCCGTGATGGGTGCGGATGCACAGCGCGGGGCGGTGGGGCATCGGCAGGGGTAG
- the ispH gene encoding 4-hydroxy-3-methylbut-2-enyl diphosphate reductase, translated as MKIVLANPRGFCAGVNMAILTVEEALKIVGTPLYVYHEIVHNRHVVDRFVHEGVTFVDTIDEVPAGATVIFSAHGVSPAVRQAAKDRGCTMIDATCPLVTKVHMEAVRYARQGFNILLVGHAGHDEVEGTVGEAPGAITIVESPEDVDKLPFTQDDKLVYLTQTTLSMDDANRIINAIKARYPQVKQPPSEDICYATTNRQHAVRALAESVDLVLVVGSKNSSNSVRLTEISETTGTRAHLLDDKRELQSEWFDGVNLVLVTAGASAPEYLVQEIIQELIDTHGGEAEESHVVEENMHFNLPVSLRVLAKSNA; from the coding sequence ATGAAAATTGTCCTCGCCAACCCCCGCGGATTCTGTGCCGGCGTGAACATGGCGATTCTGACCGTCGAAGAGGCGCTCAAGATCGTCGGCACGCCGCTCTACGTCTATCACGAGATCGTCCACAACCGCCACGTCGTGGACCGTTTCGTCCATGAAGGCGTCACATTCGTCGACACCATTGACGAAGTGCCCGCCGGCGCCACCGTCATCTTCAGCGCCCACGGCGTCAGCCCCGCTGTCCGCCAGGCCGCCAAGGACCGTGGCTGCACCATGATTGACGCGACCTGCCCGCTGGTCACCAAAGTCCACATGGAGGCCGTTCGCTATGCAAGGCAGGGCTTCAACATCCTGCTCGTCGGACATGCCGGCCACGACGAAGTCGAAGGCACGGTCGGCGAAGCGCCCGGCGCGATCACCATCGTCGAAAGCCCAGAAGACGTCGACAAGCTCCCGTTCACGCAGGATGACAAACTCGTCTACCTCACGCAGACCACGCTGAGCATGGACGACGCAAACCGCATCATCAACGCGATCAAGGCCCGCTACCCGCAGGTCAAGCAGCCGCCCAGCGAAGATATCTGCTACGCGACCACCAATCGCCAGCATGCCGTCCGCGCCCTGGCCGAGAGCGTTGACCTCGTCCTCGTCGTAGGTTCAAAGAACAGCTCCAACTCCGTCCGCCTGACCGAGATCAGCGAAACCACCGGCACGCGGGCTCACCTGCTCGACGACAAACGCGAACTGCAAAGCGAATGGTTCGACGGCGTCAATTTAGTGCTCGTTACCGCCGGCGCGTCCGCACCCGAGTACCTCGTGCAGGAAATCATTCAGGAATTGATCGACACGCACGGCGGCGAGGCGGAAGAGTCCCACGTGGTCGAAGAAAACATGCACTTCAACCTCCCCGTGAGCCTACGCGTGCTGGCGAAATCGAACGCCTGA
- a CDS encoding SulP family inorganic anion transporter encodes MTNLRNSLITPILRPIHRLSHTVRHYSLATARADGLAGLTVAVVAIPQSMAYAIIAGVPPVYGIYTLIFYALIGSLLSSQPLLALGPINTQSLLVASIVMRLVDPGNEALYVQMVLALALIKGVLQFAMAGARLGNMVRYVSQSVIVGFTAGAGILIAAGQIGGFLGFRVDRGEVTWPGLLGIAQGLSNHLHEINPWAVALGLLALAVVIGSRAISVLMPGPLLAIVITAAIVWTMGWTEADMTLIGAIPAGLPAPSMPSFSLSDVETLFAGALALALLGLIEVYAIGKATAARRGGERISANQELFAQGVVNTAGSFLSCIPGSASFGRTALAEYAGARTAFAGIYNGLFVLVIFLLFAPAARYVPMTAIAAVLFVIAWSLIDWAYIRRLLHSQRADAMVCLGTLVATLIVPLAYAVFIGIFLNIALYLRRASQLHIAEMVRTPGGPFVERPVRDRAGQKKVMFLQVEGDLFFGLADELQDRLTSVANSGARVVILRLKRTHSLDATVLSVLERFVQQMQRKGGHVLLCGLRPELYDRLKAFGLVKLIGEDNVFPAEYGVFTSAKRAMHRAKILVGASLDVDRELTEVEETEEWAYEI; translated from the coding sequence ATGACGAATCTGCGCAATAGCCTGATCACACCGATCCTGCGGCCGATCCATCGGCTAAGTCATACCGTGCGCCACTACAGTCTCGCCACCGCCCGCGCCGACGGCCTCGCCGGGCTGACCGTTGCCGTGGTCGCCATTCCGCAGTCGATGGCCTACGCCATCATCGCCGGCGTGCCGCCGGTCTACGGCATCTATACGCTCATCTTCTACGCGCTGATCGGCTCGCTGCTCAGCTCTCAGCCGCTGCTTGCGCTCGGGCCGATCAACACGCAAAGCCTGCTCGTCGCCTCCATCGTCATGCGGCTGGTCGACCCCGGCAACGAAGCGCTTTACGTGCAGATGGTGCTCGCGCTGGCGCTGATCAAAGGTGTTCTCCAGTTCGCCATGGCCGGGGCGCGCCTGGGCAACATGGTGCGCTATGTCAGCCAGAGTGTGATCGTCGGCTTCACTGCCGGCGCGGGCATCCTCATCGCTGCGGGACAGATCGGCGGCTTCCTCGGCTTTCGTGTCGATCGCGGCGAAGTGACCTGGCCGGGGCTGCTGGGCATCGCACAGGGGCTTTCCAATCATCTGCATGAGATCAATCCGTGGGCGGTCGCGCTCGGCCTGCTGGCGCTGGCCGTGGTGATCGGCTCGCGGGCGATTTCCGTGCTCATGCCGGGGCCGTTGCTTGCGATTGTCATCACCGCTGCGATCGTCTGGACGATGGGCTGGACCGAGGCTGACATGACGTTGATCGGCGCAATCCCCGCCGGCCTGCCCGCGCCCAGCATGCCCAGCTTTTCGCTGAGCGACGTCGAAACGCTGTTCGCCGGGGCGCTTGCGCTAGCGCTACTCGGGCTGATCGAGGTCTACGCCATCGGCAAAGCCACCGCGGCCCGACGTGGGGGCGAACGCATCTCCGCGAACCAGGAACTGTTCGCGCAGGGCGTGGTCAACACGGCCGGCAGTTTCCTTTCGTGCATTCCCGGTTCGGCGAGTTTCGGGCGAACGGCATTGGCGGAGTATGCCGGCGCTCGCACCGCCTTCGCGGGTATTTACAACGGCTTGTTCGTGCTGGTGATCTTTCTGCTGTTCGCCCCGGCAGCGCGATACGTGCCGATGACCGCCATCGCCGCCGTGTTGTTCGTCATCGCCTGGAGTCTGATCGACTGGGCCTACATCCGCCGTCTGCTGCACAGCCAGCGTGCCGACGCGATGGTCTGCCTCGGCACGCTTGTCGCGACGCTGATCGTGCCGTTGGCCTATGCGGTGTTCATTGGCATTTTCCTGAACATCGCCCTCTACCTCCGCCGCGCCAGCCAACTGCACATCGCCGAGATGGTCCGCACGCCAGGCGGCCCGTTCGTCGAACGCCCCGTCCGCGATCGAGCTGGCCAGAAGAAAGTCATGTTCCTCCAGGTCGAAGGCGACCTGTTCTTCGGCCTCGCCGACGAGTTGCAGGATCGCCTCACCAGCGTCGCCAACAGCGGCGCACGGGTGGTCATCCTCCGCCTCAAACGCACCCACTCGCTCGACGCCACCGTCTTGAGCGTGCTCGAACGCTTCGTCCAGCAGATGCAGCGAAAGGGCGGCCACGTCCTGCTCTGCGGCCTGCGACCCGAACTCTACGACCGCCTCAAAGCCTTCGGCCTCGTCAAACTCATCGGTGAGGACAACGTCTTCCCCGCCGAGTATGGCGTGTTCACCAGCGCCAAACGAGCCATGCACCGCGCCAAAATCCTCGTCGGCGCCAGCCTCGACGTCGACCGCGAGCTCACCGAAGTCGAAGAAACCGAAGAATGGGCGTACGAGATCTGA
- a CDS encoding RNA polymerase sigma factor RpoD/SigA, whose product MRSNGVKNDLELYLRQIDQTPLLTAEEEKALSRRIIEHNCPEARERMIRANLRLVVSVAKRYNNRGLPLQDLIEEGNLGLLRGVEGFDPDQGARFSTYACWWIKQAIKRALINAVQPIHIPAYMVELIARWKRVSREFEEEHGRSPSIDELAVAMDLPPRKVRFIRKAVRAYQRPAQSDGNGEDAPMLSELLQDNKNLPPDEQALHHEDLATISLLLEAIDDREATILRLRYGLDDEEPLTLKEIGERVGLTRERVRQIEIAALRKLNQRLSSDRPLAAIRAMRNSEKNLTQSA is encoded by the coding sequence ATGAGATCCAACGGCGTCAAGAACGACCTCGAACTGTACTTGCGACAGATCGACCAGACGCCGCTGCTTACGGCCGAGGAGGAGAAGGCCCTGAGTCGGCGGATCATCGAACACAACTGCCCCGAGGCACGCGAGCGGATGATCCGCGCCAACTTGCGCCTCGTGGTCAGTGTCGCCAAGCGTTACAACAACCGCGGCCTGCCATTGCAAGACCTGATCGAAGAGGGCAACCTCGGTCTGCTGCGCGGCGTGGAAGGCTTCGACCCCGACCAGGGGGCTCGCTTTTCCACCTATGCCTGCTGGTGGATCAAACAGGCGATCAAACGGGCGCTCATTAACGCGGTGCAGCCGATTCACATCCCCGCGTATATGGTGGAGCTGATCGCCCGATGGAAGCGTGTGTCGCGCGAGTTCGAAGAAGAGCATGGCCGATCGCCGAGCATTGACGAACTGGCCGTGGCGATGGATTTGCCGCCGCGCAAGGTGCGGTTTATCCGCAAAGCGGTGCGTGCATACCAGCGGCCGGCGCAGTCGGACGGCAATGGCGAAGACGCGCCGATGCTCTCAGAACTGTTGCAGGACAACAAAAACCTGCCGCCGGACGAGCAGGCTTTGCATCATGAAGACCTGGCTACGATCAGCCTGTTGCTCGAAGCGATCGACGACCGCGAAGCGACCATTCTCCGCCTTCGCTACGGCCTGGACGACGAGGAACCGCTGACCCTGAAAGAAATCGGCGAGCGTGTCGGCCTGACACGCGAGCGCGTACGGCAGATCGAGATCGCAGCGCTGCGCAAGCTCAACCAGCGCCTCAGCAGCGATCGACCGCTGGCCGCGATTCGTGCCATGCGGAACAGTGAAAAGAATCTGACCCAGTCGGCCTGA
- a CDS encoding pyridoxamine 5'-phosphate oxidase family protein, with protein sequence MTSDQDMLDLARQLIDEVGVGCMVTIGPDGRPYARYMGAAPADDGLGWVYSLSAHATHKVEHIRQQPEVCWVFANRNYQDVVTLHGKAGIEPTADMPASIYDRLVEFARPYAVNVLTDPHHYQFEAVVTRVETVELLAPHLGVNAPYTLTL encoded by the coding sequence ATGACCAGCGATCAGGACATGTTGGACCTCGCTCGCCAGTTGATCGACGAGGTCGGCGTCGGCTGCATGGTGACGATCGGCCCGGACGGTCGGCCGTATGCCCGCTATATGGGCGCGGCGCCCGCCGATGACGGGCTCGGTTGGGTCTACAGCCTCAGCGCGCACGCGACGCACAAAGTTGAGCACATCCGTCAGCAGCCTGAGGTGTGCTGGGTCTTTGCCAATCGCAATTACCAGGATGTGGTCACGCTGCACGGCAAGGCGGGCATCGAGCCCACGGCCGACATGCCCGCGTCAATCTACGATCGGCTGGTGGAGTTCGCTCGGCCGTATGCGGTCAATGTTCTCACCGACCCGCACCACTACCAGTTCGAGGCCGTGGTGACCCGGGTGGAAACGGTCGAGTTGCTCGCGCCGCATCTTGGAGTGAACGCGCCGTACACGCTCACGCTTTGA
- a CDS encoding GDSL-type esterase/lipase family protein — translation MKQMQTLTWADGPMTLEGAVSVEPMDEGWVRPWRVFYDRLRLYESALLTRACFAAGIRLTLISDTSQLAVQVHTLPDQSQTPDCTFDLLVDGQRHERQRLSANDLEQPRTLTFANLPAGSHHLELYLPQSTTVCLGPVQIDADATADTWRDTRPRWVVYGSSITQCSAADGPSETWPAIVANRLGLHLTCLGFGGQCHFDPMVGRTIGQLPADRISLCLGINTHGGTYNERTFRAAVIGLIQLIRDRHPDVPMVCVSPICSPPREDSPGGTGMTLQLMRTWIADAVDALRAHGDDRLAYADGLSLFGPEFVHHMPDELHPDAEGCRVLAEQYLEQVMPRFNAAAATSTD, via the coding sequence ATGAAGCAGATGCAGACGCTGACGTGGGCCGACGGCCCGATGACACTGGAAGGCGCGGTGTCGGTCGAGCCGATGGATGAGGGATGGGTTCGGCCGTGGCGGGTGTTTTATGATCGACTGCGCCTGTACGAATCGGCACTGCTCACACGGGCGTGCTTTGCCGCGGGCATACGGCTGACGCTGATCAGCGACACGTCGCAACTCGCGGTGCAGGTCCACACGCTGCCCGACCAAAGCCAGACGCCCGACTGCACGTTCGACCTGCTGGTCGACGGCCAACGCCACGAGCGGCAGCGTCTGTCCGCCAATGATCTCGAACAGCCGCGGACCCTCACCTTCGCTAACCTGCCCGCCGGCTCGCATCACCTGGAGTTGTACCTGCCCCAGAGCACGACCGTCTGCCTCGGGCCCGTGCAGATCGACGCCGACGCCACGGCCGACACATGGCGCGACACTCGACCGAGGTGGGTCGTCTACGGCTCATCCATCACCCAGTGCTCCGCCGCCGACGGCCCCAGCGAAACCTGGCCCGCCATTGTCGCCAACCGACTTGGCCTGCACCTGACCTGCCTGGGCTTCGGCGGGCAATGCCACTTCGATCCCATGGTCGGCCGAACCATCGGCCAACTGCCTGCCGACCGCATCAGCCTCTGCCTCGGCATCAACACACATGGCGGCACTTACAACGAACGTACGTTCCGCGCCGCGGTCATCGGCCTGATTCAACTTATCCGCGATCGCCACCCCGATGTGCCCATGGTCTGCGTGTCGCCCATCTGCTCCCCGCCGCGCGAAGACTCCCCGGGCGGCACGGGCATGACCCTCCAGCTCATGCGGACCTGGATCGCCGACGCCGTCGACGCGCTCCGCGCCCACGGCGACGACCGCCTCGCCTACGCCGACGGCCTGTCGCTGTTCGGGCCTGAATTTGTTCACCACATGCCCGACGAGTTGCACCCCGACGCCGAGGGTTGCCGCGTGCTCGCCGAGCAATATCTCGAACAGGTCATGCCCCGGTTCAACGCCGCCGCGGCGACGTCGACGGACTGA
- a CDS encoding peptidoglycan recognition family protein translates to MVPNQRTFIVLGALIVGMSLASSVLLLLEPGPMAPFAGVTLQSIDRGPTSSNDRLFDTASPQHDWQAIVIHDSGQPEGNAHTLDRLHDQQGRGGLGYHFVLNNGRGADDGLIELGFRWQHQFAGAYVEGEDASWFNRNGIGICLVGDADNQRMTRAQLRELVWLVRQLQQAHNIPRDAIHIDVGQAAGDEAFPFAWFRQQLLDIPTP, encoded by the coding sequence TTGGTCCCGAATCAACGAACATTCATCGTGCTCGGCGCACTGATCGTGGGCATGTCCCTGGCAAGTAGCGTGCTGCTGCTGCTCGAACCCGGACCGATGGCCCCGTTCGCCGGCGTCACGCTGCAGTCCATCGACCGCGGCCCCACGTCCAGCAACGACCGCCTCTTCGACACCGCCAGCCCCCAGCATGACTGGCAGGCCATCGTCATTCACGACTCCGGCCAGCCGGAGGGCAACGCCCACACACTCGACCGCCTCCACGACCAGCAGGGCCGAGGCGGCCTCGGCTACCACTTCGTCCTCAACAACGGCCGCGGCGCGGACGACGGCCTCATCGAGCTCGGCTTCCGCTGGCAGCACCAGTTCGCCGGCGCTTACGTTGAAGGCGAGGACGCCAGCTGGTTCAACCGCAACGGCATCGGCATCTGCCTCGTCGGCGACGCCGACAACCAGCGGATGACCCGCGCTCAGCTTCGTGAGCTGGTCTGGCTGGTCCGTCAGCTCCAGCAGGCCCACAACATTCCCCGCGATGCGATTCACATCGACGTCGGGCAAGCGGCCGGCGACGAGGCGTTCCCCTTCGCCTGGTTCCGCCAGCAGTTGCTCGACATCCCCACGCCCTGA
- a CDS encoding 3-isopropylmalate dehydrogenase, producing MALKLAVIAGDGVGPEVVGSALKVLEAAAGPHNLNYTTTDLDYGGARYLKTGEVISDDEVAALRDYDAIFLGAVGHSDVKPGVLEKGLLLKLRFELDQYINLRPVKLYEGVPTPLAGKGPKDIDFVCVRENTEDLYCGNGGIARKGTAQEISTQEMITTRFGVERCLRYAYNLARERKAAGYPGQLTLVHKTNVLTYAGDTWFRAFEEIGKADFPEIERVYHHVDACCMYMVASPERYDTIVVPNMFGDIITDLGAAIAGGMSIAASGNLNPDGVAPSMFEPVHGSAPDIAGQNKANPLATILSLSVLLIETGRIKNDPAATKVGQQLEQAIRKVCPQFEGQRLDRPKWSTDEITQMVIDAL from the coding sequence ATGGCATTGAAACTCGCGGTCATCGCCGGCGACGGTGTGGGTCCGGAAGTCGTTGGCTCGGCGCTGAAAGTGCTCGAAGCCGCTGCCGGGCCGCATAACCTCAACTACACCACCACCGACCTCGACTACGGCGGGGCTCGCTACCTCAAGACCGGCGAAGTCATCTCCGACGACGAAGTCGCTGCGCTACGCGACTACGACGCGATCTTCCTCGGCGCGGTGGGCCACTCCGACGTCAAGCCCGGCGTGCTCGAAAAGGGCCTGCTGCTGAAGCTGCGGTTCGAACTGGATCAGTACATCAACCTTCGTCCCGTGAAGCTGTACGAGGGCGTACCCACGCCGCTCGCGGGCAAGGGGCCGAAGGATATCGACTTCGTCTGCGTCCGCGAAAATACGGAAGACCTCTATTGCGGCAACGGCGGTATCGCGCGGAAGGGCACGGCCCAGGAAATATCGACGCAGGAGATGATCACCACCCGCTTCGGCGTGGAACGTTGCCTGCGATACGCCTACAACCTCGCCCGCGAGCGGAAGGCGGCGGGGTATCCGGGGCAACTCACGCTGGTGCACAAGACGAACGTACTGACCTACGCGGGCGACACGTGGTTTCGCGCGTTTGAAGAGATCGGCAAGGCCGACTTTCCGGAAATCGAGCGGGTGTACCACCATGTCGATGCGTGCTGCATGTACATGGTCGCCAGCCCCGAGCGATACGACACGATCGTCGTGCCCAACATGTTCGGCGACATCATCACCGACCTCGGCGCTGCGATCGCCGGCGGCATGAGCATCGCCGCGTCGGGCAACCTCAACCCCGACGGGGTCGCCCCGAGTATGTTCGAGCCGGTGCACGGCTCAGCGCCGGACATCGCGGGCCAGAACAAGGCCAACCCCTTGGCGACGATTTTGTCGCTTAGCGTGCTGCTGATCGAGACCGGCCGAATCAAGAACGACCCCGCCGCGACGAAGGTGGGCCAGCAGCTTGAGCAGGCCATCCGCAAGGTCTGCCCGCAGTTTGAGGGTCAGCGGCTGGATCGGCCGAAGTGGTCGACCGACGAGATCACGCAGATGGTGATCGACGCGTTGTGA